In a genomic window of Pedobacter sp. KBS0701:
- a CDS encoding glycosyltransferase family A protein, which produces MTHAIIIPLFNKAPYVSQTLNSLIRQSKLPDELIIVDDLSTDNSLIIVHDFLRNHISAFGNCKILVIELAENKGPGNARNIGFAATHCELVSFLDADDEYHPQLLEIATHAFRVHQLDFMVLNITFMPGNEIYPDLKPLKKYLEPLDADLYLIKNPLMAVSDPHFIIGVGSNVITRSKWIASNRYQAEAQLNEGVDFWYRVLKGILNSVPGKIALQTGGYLYVNEVPGSLSRKKYSHFKQIELPPVISRYVDSKDKHDRLLMGMIGERWYKYALQNLPSDTQRARFLWHYRSLLPKYIGYLLIKR; this is translated from the coding sequence ATGACACATGCCATCATTATACCGCTGTTCAACAAAGCGCCCTATGTTAGCCAAACGTTAAATTCACTCATCCGGCAAAGTAAACTGCCGGATGAGTTGATTATTGTCGACGACTTAAGTACAGATAATAGTCTTATTATTGTCCATGATTTTTTGCGTAATCATATTTCCGCCTTTGGCAATTGCAAGATACTGGTAATTGAACTCGCGGAAAATAAAGGCCCGGGTAATGCACGGAATATCGGTTTTGCTGCTACTCATTGTGAATTAGTTAGTTTTTTAGATGCTGATGACGAATATCATCCACAGCTGCTGGAAATAGCAACACATGCATTTAGAGTGCATCAGCTCGATTTTATGGTGCTTAATATCACTTTTATGCCAGGTAATGAGATATATCCTGACCTGAAGCCATTAAAAAAGTACCTGGAACCGCTTGATGCAGATCTATATCTGATTAAAAATCCTTTGATGGCAGTTAGCGATCCGCATTTTATAATTGGGGTTGGAAGTAATGTGATTACACGAAGTAAATGGATCGCCTCTAACCGATACCAGGCAGAAGCCCAGCTAAATGAAGGTGTCGATTTTTGGTACCGGGTACTAAAAGGAATACTGAACTCGGTGCCAGGTAAAATAGCCCTGCAAACTGGTGGTTATCTTTATGTTAACGAGGTCCCCGGGAGCCTTTCGAGGAAAAAATATAGCCATTTTAAACAGATCGAATTGCCACCGGTAATTTCAAGGTATGTAGACAGTAAAGATAAACACGACCGCCTGTTGATGGGCATGATCGGTGAACGCTGGTATAAATACGCCCTACAAAATTTACCATCCGATACCCAAAGAGCACGTTTTTTATGGCATTACCGAAGTTTATTGCCGAAATATATTGGCTATCTGCTCATCAAAAGATAA
- a CDS encoding RNA polymerase sigma factor, whose product MKSIPITAEKELLIGLKRGDKVAFKQLYQLYSGRLASKLIYLLKSEDLAQDILQDVFLKIWINREMIDTELSFVAFLYKIATNLSKNAIRKNVYDQIMRHEVGQEEVYHPMEEDDEAEQAKVILDQAMDQLTDRQREVYTLHKLEGLSYQEISEKLNISLSAINHHIQKANKQLKAILKSRSFELFILLLPTILKK is encoded by the coding sequence GTGAAGTCTATACCCATTACTGCCGAAAAGGAATTATTAATTGGATTAAAGCGCGGGGATAAGGTCGCCTTTAAACAGTTATATCAGTTATATTCGGGTAGACTCGCCAGTAAATTGATTTATCTGTTAAAATCAGAAGACTTAGCCCAGGATATCTTACAAGATGTATTTTTAAAGATCTGGATCAACCGCGAAATGATTGATACCGAACTAAGTTTTGTTGCATTTCTGTATAAGATTGCTACAAATCTGTCAAAAAATGCGATTCGAAAAAACGTTTATGATCAGATTATGCGCCATGAAGTTGGCCAGGAAGAGGTTTATCATCCTATGGAAGAGGATGATGAGGCAGAACAAGCAAAGGTCATTCTAGATCAGGCCATGGATCAGCTAACAGACAGGCAACGTGAAGTATACACTTTACATAAACTGGAAGGACTCAGTTATCAGGAAATTAGTGAAAAACTGAATATCAGTCTTTCTGCTATTAATCATCACATTCAAAAAGCCAACAAACAATTAAAGGCAATACTAAAATCGAGGTCGTTTGAGCTATTTATTCTCCTGCTACCCACCATATTAAAAAAATAA
- a CDS encoding AMP-binding protein has product MIDPLLNQYYQIVRQSDLFRFYYLDHEDYRSAPLIGKKELINLLNDYFDLHSQKEGVYLVRSGGSTQKPLVFPVDIAENLEQRAILASALKQAGVFTPKTIALNMFGYMDMYRTAAIMDDLLERCSATTLVASAGLPYEDAYQMALNFRPNLLLGTPSKLFLFAQYLKKHQLSLSITNLVFGGEFLPPSHIKLFEDVFGTRQIYSLYGSAETGIWAWCDYSRSPSLFRVIHGLVVEPNDPGADGYGSLLVSNLFRKRFPIFRYNTGDIGKWVEVDGQPYLELKGRSSNSFMFNECNYELDDFNAVLTDVERFQIQITPYEGHTAIKFMLIADVANNDKAAYIELKLQEINEVFGYKVRNLEVLAGMDLDLYTNAITGKTHVIVDHRI; this is encoded by the coding sequence ATGATCGATCCTCTCCTTAATCAATATTATCAGATTGTTAGGCAATCTGATCTTTTCAGGTTCTATTATCTTGATCATGAAGATTATCGAAGCGCTCCCTTAATAGGTAAAAAGGAATTGATTAATCTTTTAAATGATTATTTTGATCTGCATAGCCAGAAAGAAGGTGTTTATCTGGTGCGTTCTGGCGGATCTACTCAAAAACCGCTGGTTTTTCCGGTTGATATTGCAGAAAATCTCGAACAGCGTGCAATACTGGCCTCCGCATTAAAACAAGCTGGAGTATTTACCCCAAAAACCATCGCCCTCAATATGTTTGGTTATATGGATATGTACCGCACTGCTGCCATTATGGACGATCTTTTGGAACGTTGCAGTGCAACCACATTGGTAGCCAGTGCCGGCTTACCTTACGAAGACGCCTACCAGATGGCGCTGAATTTCAGGCCCAATTTATTATTAGGTACACCCTCAAAATTATTCCTTTTTGCGCAATACCTTAAAAAGCATCAGCTTAGTTTGTCAATCACCAATCTTGTGTTTGGTGGCGAGTTTTTGCCGCCCTCACATATCAAACTTTTCGAGGATGTTTTCGGAACCCGGCAGATCTATTCATTATACGGTTCTGCAGAAACCGGGATATGGGCCTGGTGCGATTATAGCCGTTCGCCATCATTGTTCAGGGTAATTCACGGGCTGGTAGTGGAGCCAAACGATCCGGGTGCTGATGGCTATGGTTCCCTCCTGGTGAGCAATCTATTCCGTAAACGTTTCCCAATCTTTAGGTACAATACAGGCGATATCGGTAAATGGGTTGAAGTTGACGGCCAACCTTATTTGGAATTAAAAGGGAGATCTTCCAATTCTTTTATGTTTAACGAGTGTAACTATGAACTGGATGATTTTAATGCAGTTTTAACAGATGTTGAACGGTTTCAGATACAGATCACACCTTATGAAGGGCATACCGCAATAAAATTTATGCTGATAGCTGATGTAGCCAATAACGATAAAGCAGCCTATATTGAGTTAAAGCTTCAAGAGATAAATGAGGTGTTTGGTTACAAAGTGAGAAATTTAGAGGTTTTAGCGGGTATGGATTTAGATCTTTATACCAATGCCATTACTGGTAAAACACATGTGATTGTCGATCATCGGATTTGA
- a CDS encoding glycoside hydrolase family 30 beta sandwich domain-containing protein, producing MKFKICVIAITVFLLLGCSKEKQQIEENIEPQLKGLASIDGNTYYQTIDGLGFSSAWCGTLTTAKNDALYNTLGFSLLRVRFDQNNAWADETNNAAAAHARGAKVLGCPWKIPAAYRSGNTIPSNQYINFCNWLGSAASAINCDFVSIKNEPDGSSEDGNLDGNQIRDIIKAGGSNIGKPIVCADAINFNDTYTDPTLNDAAAVAKISYVSGHLYGGGNYVHQNALNKGKRIWMTEYYVENSRDNMDNCLVLAKNINDCMNNQFSAYYFWWVNDNDASVNLVNQSGTIYKAGYTGGQFAKWIRPGKQRIACTYNPTPSVYLTAYRGGGLVIVAVNTGTSAVSQSFSVANVSGVGSLNIHRTSSNENMSSIGLVAVSGNAFTYTLPAKSITTFHQF from the coding sequence ATGAAATTTAAAATTTGTGTTATCGCTATTACGGTATTTTTACTACTCGGCTGTTCAAAAGAAAAACAGCAAATTGAAGAAAATATTGAACCACAGTTAAAAGGATTGGCATCTATTGATGGCAATACCTATTATCAAACCATTGATGGGTTGGGCTTTTCCAGTGCGTGGTGTGGTACGCTTACTACAGCCAAAAATGATGCACTTTATAATACACTGGGTTTTTCTTTGTTAAGGGTTCGTTTCGACCAGAATAATGCATGGGCAGATGAAACGAACAATGCCGCTGCGGCACATGCCCGGGGCGCTAAAGTATTAGGCTGCCCCTGGAAAATACCTGCTGCTTACCGATCAGGCAATACCATTCCATCTAACCAGTACATTAATTTCTGCAATTGGCTGGGTAGCGCTGCTTCAGCCATAAACTGTGATTTTGTATCTATAAAAAATGAGCCTGATGGCTCTTCGGAAGATGGAAATTTGGATGGAAACCAGATACGTGATATTATTAAAGCTGGCGGATCAAATATTGGCAAACCCATTGTTTGTGCTGATGCTATTAATTTTAACGATACCTATACTGACCCAACACTGAACGATGCAGCCGCTGTCGCTAAAATTTCTTATGTTTCCGGGCATCTTTATGGTGGTGGTAATTATGTGCACCAAAATGCGCTTAATAAAGGAAAACGCATTTGGATGACAGAATACTATGTTGAAAATAGCCGTGACAATATGGATAACTGTTTAGTTTTAGCTAAAAACATTAATGATTGTATGAACAATCAATTTAGTGCGTACTACTTTTGGTGGGTTAATGACAATGATGCAAGCGTTAACCTGGTTAATCAAAGTGGTACAATTTACAAAGCCGGCTACACCGGCGGCCAGTTTGCCAAATGGATAAGGCCAGGAAAACAAAGAATAGCCTGTACCTATAATCCTACCCCTAGTGTTTATTTAACAGCCTACCGGGGAGGTGGATTGGTCATCGTGGCTGTTAATACAGGCACTTCCGCAGTAAGCCAGTCTTTTTCGGTTGCTAACGTTAGTGGCGTTGGTTCGCTGAATATTCATCGTACATCTAGTAATGAAAACATGTCTTCAATAGGATTAGTTGCTGTTTCGGGTAATGCATTTACGTATACGCTTCCTGCTAAAAGTATTACTACCTTTCACCAGTTTTAG
- a CDS encoding FecR family protein: MSKPNRIKFLFDQYLNNAITKDELAELNQHLQDDEHQSQLDEVINGYFDSTFHSAHPKSKAIGDLAWNEIAQAIEKVQPKQRKLFSSLQYIATAAAVLIFLCTTFFIYRSIDHKDALRKDIAHDILPGTHRATLQAANGKIYQLEGSKQEIIADENTIRYKDGALLEKEDQIQNFTLSTPKGGQYRITLADGTKVWLNAASSISYPSAFAGKERRVFVMGEAYFEVAHNAQKPFIVSTQVQEIKVLGTAFNVNAYQNEGVTVTTLVHGRVQLNGAYISKAAFLNPGEQSVLNQNAFQITPVDASFYTAWKDGEFIFKATPLTEVLRQIERWYNLDIDYSGIPDDIQIHASIQRNRPLSAVLTALEKITNLKFDVQGRRMKLMR; the protein is encoded by the coding sequence ATGAGCAAACCAAACAGAATTAAGTTTTTATTTGATCAGTACCTAAATAATGCCATCACAAAGGATGAATTGGCAGAACTTAATCAACACCTTCAGGATGATGAGCACCAGTCACAGCTTGACGAGGTAATTAATGGCTATTTTGATTCAACATTTCACTCAGCTCACCCAAAATCTAAAGCCATTGGCGATCTAGCATGGAATGAAATAGCTCAGGCAATAGAAAAAGTTCAGCCTAAGCAGCGGAAATTGTTTTCTTCTCTACAATATATAGCAACCGCAGCCGCCGTCCTGATTTTTTTATGCACCACATTTTTTATCTACAGATCCATTGATCATAAAGATGCTCTTCGAAAAGATATTGCACACGACATACTTCCGGGTACTCATCGGGCAACGTTACAGGCAGCCAATGGTAAAATCTATCAGTTAGAGGGCAGTAAACAGGAGATTATTGCTGATGAAAATACGATCCGCTACAAAGATGGCGCATTGCTTGAAAAAGAAGATCAAATTCAGAATTTTACTTTATCTACTCCAAAAGGCGGGCAATACAGAATCACTTTAGCTGATGGTACCAAAGTATGGCTGAATGCTGCCTCGTCGATATCTTATCCAAGTGCATTTGCAGGAAAAGAAAGAAGAGTTTTTGTTATGGGCGAGGCCTACTTCGAAGTTGCCCATAATGCTCAAAAACCTTTCATTGTGAGTACCCAAGTGCAGGAAATAAAAGTTTTGGGAACAGCCTTTAATGTTAATGCCTATCAAAATGAAGGAGTAACGGTTACCACACTTGTCCATGGTCGCGTGCAACTCAACGGTGCTTATATTTCAAAAGCAGCGTTTTTGAATCCTGGAGAACAATCAGTATTGAACCAAAATGCTTTCCAGATTACACCCGTTGATGCAAGTTTTTACACGGCCTGGAAAGATGGAGAATTTATTTTTAAAGCTACTCCGCTTACAGAGGTACTTCGCCAGATAGAGCGTTGGTACAACCTGGATATAGATTACAGTGGTATACCTGACGATATCCAGATTCACGCCTCTATACAGCGGAACAGGCCATTATCTGCCGTACTTACTGCACTTGAAAAAATCACTAATCTAAAATTTGATGTCCAAGGAAGGAGGATGAAACTGATGAGATAA
- a CDS encoding right-handed parallel beta-helix repeat-containing protein, which yields MSQFIFVENVQQLRNLSAENIASLESGQYLGVILLGYYVKDDTPYPINYFLTDTTEEDDGGSVFNVGGIKLKHNFEGQVDVQYFGAVANSLVDNAGAITKCIEVCLSVSISKSYYISADNDNSGIQLKSNSKLVFNPLGKIIALPSSSPNYRLLNIYNIRNVRIVNPRIVGERVHHIGISGEWGHGISITNSEDIVIENPVISNCWGDGIYIGNQYLDTTSTISTNKVTINNAFIDNVRRNGISITSTKNVTLNNPKIFNTNGAAPEAGIDIEPEGLGGMPIVIDNIVINDPFTSKNAGSGIMLFFSSDITIENNPNIDISISKHIDDSSKHGFFIPNVRDGLVGSINLLNPVWQNNKQGALLISNFGKEGTLTLNILNPILTNWNTSRSDFFYYRNGINIIKEDPVNDYRNVGINIHNLTIRKTEVGDDTTIPIVIDSTNPNTKSIYLSILDSDVKYIQAKKGLVLSDIRNILKGFYWETSTAVQIVTYGRFFTVYTNLGLSDNPIYYIRNEQYTEGQRISFLVESNNWMTIVSDANNILPNVVGGNLSSREIGSKLTLEYHNNHWFIAEQIGQWTNTKRANDMLLITPEEPVVNLKDDLVWINPTNKEIKVYKFGSWI from the coding sequence ATGAGCCAATTTATCTTCGTGGAGAATGTTCAACAATTAAGAAATTTATCAGCTGAAAATATAGCCAGCCTGGAAAGCGGACAATATTTAGGAGTAATCTTATTGGGTTATTACGTAAAAGATGACACACCCTATCCAATAAATTACTTCTTAACTGATACAACCGAAGAAGATGATGGTGGTAGCGTTTTTAACGTAGGAGGTATTAAGCTAAAACATAATTTTGAGGGGCAAGTAGATGTTCAATATTTTGGAGCAGTTGCCAACTCGTTAGTGGATAATGCGGGTGCAATTACAAAGTGCATCGAAGTCTGTTTGTCAGTATCTATTAGTAAATCTTATTACATAAGTGCAGATAATGATAATTCGGGAATCCAATTAAAGAGCAATAGCAAACTTGTTTTCAACCCTCTTGGGAAAATAATAGCACTACCCTCATCATCTCCCAATTATCGGTTATTAAATATTTATAATATAAGAAATGTGCGGATAGTAAATCCACGAATTGTGGGTGAGCGAGTCCATCACATTGGAATCTCAGGAGAATGGGGACATGGAATCTCGATAACAAATTCGGAAGATATTGTTATAGAAAATCCCGTAATTAGCAATTGTTGGGGCGATGGCATTTACATAGGAAATCAGTATTTAGATACAACTTCGACAATTTCGACGAATAAAGTTACTATAAATAATGCTTTCATTGACAATGTCCGTAGGAACGGTATCTCCATTACATCAACGAAAAATGTAACATTAAATAACCCGAAAATATTCAATACCAATGGAGCTGCCCCCGAGGCTGGAATAGATATTGAACCAGAGGGATTGGGTGGGATGCCGATTGTAATCGACAACATAGTAATTAACGATCCATTTACTTCCAAAAATGCTGGGTCAGGTATCATGTTGTTTTTCAGCAGCGACATTACTATAGAAAATAACCCTAATATTGATATTTCAATTTCAAAGCATATCGATGACAGCAGTAAGCATGGTTTTTTCATACCTAATGTGCGCGATGGCTTAGTAGGAAGTATCAATTTACTAAACCCAGTCTGGCAAAATAATAAACAGGGCGCGTTGTTGATATCAAACTTTGGAAAGGAAGGAACGTTAACTCTCAATATTCTCAATCCAATATTGACGAATTGGAATACTTCACGCAGCGATTTTTTTTATTATAGGAATGGTATAAATATTATTAAAGAAGATCCGGTTAATGACTATCGAAATGTAGGAATCAATATTCACAATTTGACAATAAGAAAAACGGAGGTTGGAGATGACACAACGATCCCAATTGTAATAGATAGTACAAACCCAAACACAAAATCTATATATCTATCCATCTTAGATTCCGATGTAAAATATATACAGGCTAAAAAAGGATTAGTGCTTTCTGATATCAGAAATATTTTAAAAGGATTTTATTGGGAAACTTCGACGGCTGTCCAGATCGTAACCTATGGCAGATTTTTTACGGTGTATACAAATCTTGGCTTGTCAGATAATCCTATATATTACATTAGAAATGAACAGTACACGGAGGGACAACGCATAAGTTTTCTCGTTGAAAGCAATAATTGGATGACAATAGTTTCTGACGCAAATAATATCTTACCAAATGTTGTAGGAGGGAACTTATCATCTCGAGAAATCGGAAGCAAATTAACACTTGAGTATCATAATAATCATTGGTTTATTGCCGAGCAAATTGGGCAATGGACTAATACAAAAAGAGCAAATGATATGCTTTTGATAACTCCAGAAGAACCTGTTGTGAATTTAAAAGATGATCTCGTCTGGATAAATCCAACGAACAAAGAAATAAAGGTATATAAATTCGGTAGCTGGATTTAA